In Chlamydiota bacterium, a single genomic region encodes these proteins:
- a CDS encoding methyltransferase domain-containing protein, translating into MKRLHFFLNFLKDRQIGAIFPSSRFVHTRVLSKIKTETIKTVIEYGPGNGVLTKTLLKKLPKNARFIVIETNKKFCEELKKINDSRLEVIHGDAKKVDIYLKKLKIKEVDLILSSIPLSFFNEQEIKSLLKKTKQVLTQGGKFIIYNQYSSKAGSYLKGFFNNLKSQMELRNIPPAFIFEMTQE; encoded by the coding sequence ATGAAGCGATTGCATTTTTTTCTAAACTTCCTCAAGGATCGTCAGATCGGAGCTATTTTCCCTAGTTCTAGATTTGTCCACACAAGAGTCCTAAGTAAAATTAAGACTGAAACAATAAAGACCGTCATCGAGTATGGTCCAGGAAATGGCGTTCTCACCAAAACGCTTTTAAAGAAACTGCCCAAAAATGCACGATTTATCGTGATAGAAACCAATAAAAAGTTCTGTGAGGAATTAAAAAAAATAAATGATTCAAGGCTTGAAGTGATTCATGGGGATGCAAAAAAGGTTGATATCTATCTCAAAAAATTAAAAATAAAAGAGGTGGATTTAATTCTTTCTTCGATTCCCCTTTCGTTCTTTAACGAGCAAGAAATTAAAAGTCTTCTGAAAAAAACAAAACAGGTATTGACTCAAGGAGGAAAGTTCATTATCTATAATCAATATTCCTCTAAAGCAGGCTCTTACCTTAAGGGTTTTTTCAACAACCTCAAATCTCAGATGGAATTGAGAAATATTCCTCCCGCTTTTATCTTTGAAATGACCCAAGAATAA
- the thrS gene encoding threonine--tRNA ligase: MSYGPEPQHASLTPELEKCRHSSAHIMAQAVKRLFPNAKMTIGPAIETGFYYDFDLDHPFSVEDLSRIEDEMKKIVAEDFKFSREEIPREEAIKLFEKMGEPFKVEILKEIQDGIVSTYRQGEFLDLCRGPHLESTGKLKAFKLLSVAGAYWRGNEKNKMLQRIYGTAFPSRQELESYLKQLEESKLRDHRRLGKELGLFSIYPEAGPGLIFWHPKGGRVRWILENFWRDEHFKRGYEFVYSPHVARLELWKKSGHWDYYRESMYPPMELEEDQYVAKPMNCPGHILMFRSGIRSYRDLPLRFAELGTVYRFERTGVLHGLMRVRGFTQDDAHIFCAPDQLQNEIQRVLELVDFMMKVFGFQYQVALSTRPEKFVGEVELWDQATRSLEEALKTRSISYKIDLGEGVFYGPKIDIKLIDALGRGWQGPTIQVDFNLPHRFEATFVASDGKHHPVVMVHRAVWGSMERFLGILIEHFRGAFPLWLAPVQVKVLPITSSEIDYAKGIIQKLTQASLRCELDDRPEKIGFKIREAQGEKIPYMLIVGDREKKAETVAVRNRKKGDMGVMAFPAFLDLALKEISEKIQ; encoded by the coding sequence ATGAGTTACGGTCCAGAACCACAACATGCCTCGTTAACACCTGAGCTTGAAAAGTGTCGGCACAGTTCAGCCCATATCATGGCCCAAGCTGTGAAGCGTCTTTTCCCCAATGCCAAAATGACCATTGGCCCTGCGATTGAGACAGGTTTTTACTACGATTTTGATCTGGATCACCCCTTCTCCGTAGAGGATCTGAGTCGTATTGAAGATGAAATGAAAAAAATTGTTGCTGAGGATTTTAAATTCTCCAGAGAAGAAATTCCCCGAGAAGAGGCCATTAAGCTTTTTGAAAAGATGGGAGAGCCCTTTAAAGTCGAAATTTTAAAAGAGATTCAAGATGGCATTGTTAGCACCTATCGTCAGGGCGAATTTTTGGATTTATGCCGAGGCCCCCATTTAGAGAGCACAGGAAAGCTAAAGGCCTTTAAGCTTTTGAGTGTGGCTGGAGCCTACTGGCGAGGCAATGAAAAAAACAAAATGCTCCAAAGAATTTATGGAACGGCTTTCCCTTCCCGCCAAGAACTGGAGAGCTACTTAAAACAGTTGGAAGAATCAAAGCTGCGGGATCATCGTAGGCTTGGAAAAGAGCTGGGTCTTTTTAGTATTTACCCGGAGGCGGGGCCAGGTCTTATTTTTTGGCATCCTAAGGGAGGACGGGTTCGGTGGATTTTAGAAAATTTTTGGAGAGATGAACATTTTAAGAGGGGTTATGAATTTGTCTATAGCCCTCATGTTGCTCGTCTAGAGCTTTGGAAAAAAAGCGGTCATTGGGACTACTATCGAGAAAGCATGTATCCTCCCATGGAGCTAGAAGAAGATCAGTATGTGGCTAAACCCATGAACTGTCCGGGTCATATTCTCATGTTTCGCTCAGGCATCCGAAGCTATCGAGACCTCCCTTTAAGGTTTGCCGAATTGGGAACGGTTTATCGATTTGAAAGAACCGGGGTACTTCATGGTTTAATGCGGGTTCGTGGATTTACTCAGGATGATGCCCATATTTTTTGCGCTCCGGATCAACTTCAAAATGAGATTCAAAGGGTATTGGAACTTGTCGATTTTATGATGAAGGTTTTCGGGTTTCAGTATCAAGTTGCATTAAGTACACGGCCCGAAAAGTTTGTAGGCGAAGTTGAGCTTTGGGACCAAGCAACTCGATCCTTAGAAGAAGCTCTTAAGACCCGATCGATCTCTTATAAAATTGATCTGGGAGAAGGGGTGTTTTACGGACCCAAGATTGATATTAAATTAATCGATGCTCTTGGACGAGGCTGGCAAGGCCCGACGATCCAAGTTGATTTTAATTTGCCTCATCGCTTTGAAGCAACCTTTGTCGCTTCCGATGGAAAGCATCATCCTGTTGTCATGGTGCATCGAGCGGTCTGGGGGAGCATGGAGCGTTTTTTAGGAATTTTAATTGAGCATTTTCGAGGGGCATTCCCATTATGGCTGGCTCCCGTTCAAGTTAAAGTTCTTCCCATCACAAGTTCAGAGATAGATTACGCAAAAGGAATCATTCAAAAATTAACTCAAGCCTCTCTTCGATGCGAACTTGATGATCGACCTGAAAAAATTGGTTTTAAAATTAGAGAGGCCCAAGGGGAGAAAATTCCTTACATGTTGATTGTAGGGGATCGAGAGAAAAAAGCAGAAACGGTCGCCGTTCGAAACCGAAAAAAAGGGGATATGGGGGTCATGGCATTTCCAGCATTTTTGGATCTGGCTCTAAAAGAAATTTCTGAAAAGATTCAATGA